From Paenibacillus sp. V4I7, one genomic window encodes:
- a CDS encoding TIGR00266 family protein, which produces MKHEILYKGAFPMLKVELQAGENIKAEAGAMVSMSPNIELKGTVDGGIMKGLGRMLSGEKFFFQELTPTRGSGEVLLSPAVIGDIEAVELDGSYKLYVQKDGFLAGTSGIQVNTKMQNLMSGFMSGEGFFIVEISGKGTVFLSSYGAIHAINLAPGQEVIIDNGHLVAWPDYTQYTIEKAAKGWLSSLTSGEGVVCRFRGEGVVLIQTRNPQSFGGWIKRFIPGGR; this is translated from the coding sequence ATGAAACACGAAATTTTATATAAAGGCGCATTTCCTATGTTGAAGGTAGAACTTCAGGCGGGCGAGAATATCAAGGCGGAAGCTGGAGCCATGGTCTCTATGTCCCCTAATATCGAACTCAAGGGAACCGTCGACGGCGGCATTATGAAGGGTTTAGGAAGAATGCTGAGCGGCGAGAAATTCTTCTTCCAAGAATTAACCCCTACAAGAGGATCGGGGGAGGTATTATTGTCACCTGCTGTCATTGGTGACATTGAAGCCGTAGAATTAGACGGCTCCTATAAGCTGTATGTGCAAAAAGACGGCTTTCTTGCAGGAACATCCGGCATTCAGGTGAATACGAAAATGCAAAACCTGATGAGTGGCTTTATGTCAGGCGAGGGCTTTTTTATCGTTGAGATAAGCGGAAAAGGCACCGTCTTCCTTTCCTCTTACGGCGCTATTCATGCCATTAATCTAGCTCCAGGGCAAGAAGTGATCATTGATAACGGGCATCTCGTTGCTTGGCCGGATTATACGCAGTATACGATTGAAAAAGCGGCCAAAGGCTGGTTATCCAGCTTGACGAGCGGCGAGGGCGTTGTCTGCCGATTCCGCGGCGAAGGTGTCGTGCTTATTCAAACGAGGAACCCGCAAAGCTTTGGCGGTTGGATTAAACGATTTATTCCAGGCGGCAGATAA
- a CDS encoding MFS transporter produces the protein MPSPLHWKKSLWILLGANFSVMCGMKLVLPFLPLYIEELGVQDLSEIVRWTGWIVAAQFITSFLTQPLWGAIADRRGRKIMLLRTGFGMRTCSVLHP, from the coding sequence ATGCCCTCCCCCTTACATTGGAAAAAGTCACTATGGATACTATTGGGCGCTAATTTCTCTGTTATGTGCGGCATGAAACTCGTTCTTCCGTTTCTACCGCTCTACATCGAAGAACTCGGAGTTCAAGATCTTAGCGAAATTGTACGTTGGACAGGCTGGATTGTCGCAGCACAGTTCATCACATCGTTTCTCACTCAGCCGCTCTGGGGAGCAATTGCGGATCGACGCGGACGTAAAATCATGCTGCTTCGCACCGGGTTCGGGATGCGAACTTGTTCGGTGCTCCATCCTTAG
- a CDS encoding helix-turn-helix domain-containing protein: protein MSFIEMTVPPLPHYITSGFSTISKGSKHPSRRNIQVFDLLITTSGCFYIGEEDARFEVAAGQAVILRPDSYHFATEVCSELTGTYWMHFHVGGPWAMVDHTVQPIPLEDPLLTPIEPFAVEPFTIRIPQYTTLLQPEKTYDLFEQLQQLQPSAHMSSVRFAQQQLFHELLRQLSATMDSDHPSPSKACAEKAASYLRQHYKASVSAKELGDHVNFHPVYIARCMQKEYGCSPTEYLLRLRIQQAKLLLLQTDLPVAHIAEEVGFEQPAYFATCFTKMEGISPRKYRQRFSRG from the coding sequence ATGTCTTTTATCGAAATGACTGTCCCTCCGCTGCCGCACTATATTACAAGCGGTTTCAGCACGATATCCAAAGGCAGCAAACATCCGAGCAGACGCAATATCCAAGTATTTGATTTACTAATCACCACATCGGGCTGCTTCTATATAGGCGAGGAGGATGCTAGGTTCGAGGTAGCAGCTGGACAAGCCGTTATTTTAAGGCCGGACAGCTATCATTTCGCTACTGAAGTCTGTTCCGAACTGACGGGTACTTATTGGATGCATTTCCACGTAGGTGGACCATGGGCTATGGTAGACCATACGGTCCAACCTATACCTCTGGAAGACCCTTTACTTACCCCAATTGAACCATTTGCTGTAGAACCCTTTACGATTCGGATCCCTCAATATACAACACTTCTGCAGCCAGAAAAAACCTATGACCTGTTCGAACAGCTTCAGCAGCTGCAACCGAGTGCTCATATGAGCAGTGTCCGTTTTGCGCAGCAGCAGCTTTTTCATGAGCTACTGCGCCAGCTTTCCGCTACCATGGACAGCGATCATCCATCACCTTCCAAGGCCTGCGCGGAAAAAGCGGCCTCCTATTTAAGGCAGCATTACAAAGCGTCTGTTTCAGCCAAAGAACTCGGCGATCACGTTAACTTCCACCCTGTTTACATTGCACGCTGCATGCAAAAGGAATATGGCTGTTCCCCGACGGAATACCTACTACGGTTAAGGATCCAGCAGGCTAAGCTGCTGCTGCTTCAAACCGATCTTCCCGTTGCGCACATAGCGGAAGAGGTTGGTTTTGAGCAGCCTGCCTATTTTGCCACCTGCTTCACCAAAATGGAAGGTATCTCTCCTCGCAAGTACAGGCAGCGGTTCTCGCGTGGGTAA
- a CDS encoding MATE family efflux transporter codes for MVKNMGKEKNKFTLWLLAWPIFVELLLQLLLGAVDTLMVSRVSDDAVAVVGLANQLFQAMMILFITVSSGAGILIAQKIGAKQNESARTVAIMAVTVSAVIGSVLSVILYMEARPLARLFHLEERLLPMAETYISIVGSGMVLTALTAALSTVIRNTGNTKGPMITAIGMNVIHIVFNYGFIYGELGFPQLGLTGVAISTLVSRLLATCLLLFMFVSAFERRMEWRDLIVFNRKLFGDILKIGWPLGVNMSSWVLTQLTIYTFLATMGAKELAARTYMNTLESICFMLGYSIALAVQIQIAHLYGAGNIKEAYKSGYRGTWIGLGLVGFNSIILFVIGKSFLGFFTSDADIIKLGLSCLVLTLILQPGRMLNMGFGNALSAVGDTRYNMIISLFSMWGVAAGLSYVLGLHMGWGLAGIYVAMIFDEYLRGILVVIRWRQQKYLRRAEAHDKSAAASGTGEGAGMSMHE; via the coding sequence ATGGTGAAAAACATGGGCAAAGAGAAAAATAAGTTTACTCTATGGCTGCTAGCTTGGCCTATTTTCGTCGAATTGCTTCTGCAATTGCTTTTAGGAGCCGTCGATACCTTAATGGTGAGCCGTGTATCAGATGATGCGGTGGCGGTGGTCGGCTTAGCGAACCAACTGTTCCAAGCGATGATGATCTTATTTATAACGGTTTCGAGTGGCGCCGGGATTTTGATTGCTCAGAAAATAGGAGCCAAGCAGAATGAATCTGCGCGCACCGTGGCCATTATGGCCGTAACCGTCAGCGCAGTGATAGGCAGTGTGCTGAGTGTGATTCTTTATATGGAGGCACGCCCTCTGGCGAGACTGTTCCACTTGGAGGAGCGGCTGCTTCCTATGGCTGAAACCTACATCTCGATTGTGGGGAGCGGGATGGTTTTAACGGCTTTGACGGCGGCGCTTAGCACCGTGATTCGGAATACAGGGAACACCAAGGGGCCGATGATTACGGCTATTGGTATGAATGTTATACACATCGTGTTTAACTATGGATTTATATATGGCGAGCTCGGATTTCCTCAACTGGGTTTAACAGGTGTGGCCATTTCGACACTCGTGAGCCGATTGTTGGCAACGTGTTTGCTGCTGTTTATGTTCGTTTCTGCGTTCGAACGGAGGATGGAGTGGCGGGATCTTATCGTATTCAATCGAAAGCTATTTGGTGATATTTTGAAAATAGGTTGGCCGCTTGGCGTGAACATGTCTTCCTGGGTATTGACCCAGTTGACGATCTACACGTTCCTAGCCACGATGGGAGCTAAGGAATTGGCCGCGAGAACGTATATGAACACGCTCGAGTCGATTTGTTTTATGTTAGGCTATTCCATTGCCTTAGCCGTTCAAATTCAGATTGCTCATCTGTATGGAGCCGGAAATATCAAAGAAGCTTATAAGAGTGGATATCGAGGTACATGGATTGGACTCGGTTTGGTTGGATTCAACAGCATCATTCTCTTTGTCATCGGCAAAAGCTTTCTCGGCTTCTTCACCTCAGATGCGGATATTATCAAGCTGGGACTCTCCTGTTTGGTGCTGACTCTTATCCTACAGCCAGGGAGAATGCTCAATATGGGCTTCGGTAATGCGCTGAGCGCGGTAGGCGATACCCGTTATAATATGATCATATCACTGTTCTCGATGTGGGGAGTGGCTGCGGGCCTTTCCTATGTATTGGGCTTGCACATGGGCTGGGGGCTGGCGGGTATTTATGTCGCTATGATTTTCGACGAATATTTGCGCGGCATTCTCGTTGTCATCCGTTGGCGCCAGCAGAAGTATTTGCGCCGGGCGGAGGCGCATGATAAGAGTGCTGCTGCTTCAGGGACTGGCGAGGGTGCTGGTATGAGTATGCATGAATAA
- a CDS encoding helix-turn-helix transcriptional regulator: MDKVFKALADSSRRRLLDELFKKNGQTLNELCDHLDMTRQSVTKHLLILEEANLIHIDWQGRNKIHYLNVEPIGEIYDRWISKYDRDRIEALRDLKKKLEAERL, encoded by the coding sequence ATGGATAAAGTATTTAAAGCTCTCGCTGATTCAAGCCGAAGACGACTCCTTGACGAGCTCTTCAAGAAAAATGGCCAGACATTGAATGAACTATGTGATCATCTTGATATGACCCGTCAATCCGTAACGAAACACTTGCTTATATTGGAGGAAGCGAATCTTATTCATATTGATTGGCAAGGCCGAAATAAAATTCATTATCTAAATGTGGAACCCATCGGAGAGATTTATGACCGCTGGATCAGCAAATATGATCGTGATCGCATCGAAGCATTGCGTGATCTTAAAAAAAAGCTTGAAGCGGAGAGACTTTGA
- a CDS encoding SRPBCC domain-containing protein — MQSDWQEGSNVTYSRNGQVTDHGIILKCEPHRLLSFTWNMIGDETSRKQPSRVTFELKALDSTVKLILKHDNLASTDIVDREGTFEGLNNGWPAILSNLKSLLETGNTLPPISI, encoded by the coding sequence ATTCAATCAGACTGGCAGGAAGGCTCTAACGTTACCTATTCGCGGAATGGACAAGTCACCGATCACGGAATCATACTAAAGTGCGAGCCGCATCGTTTACTTTCTTTTACATGGAACATGATAGGAGATGAAACTTCTCGTAAGCAGCCATCACGGGTCACTTTTGAGTTGAAAGCATTAGATTCGACGGTCAAACTGATACTTAAGCACGATAATCTAGCATCGACTGACATCGTGGATAGAGAAGGTACGTTTGAGGGATTAAATAATGGATGGCCAGCTATTCTGAGCAACTTGAAGAGTTTACTCGAAACTGGGAACACTCTGCCACCTATTTCTATTTAG